The following coding sequences are from one Nicotiana tomentosiformis chromosome 3, ASM39032v3, whole genome shotgun sequence window:
- the LOC117278189 gene encoding uncharacterized protein has translation MFVKIVHPGGHVELHDGPVLAAEIINRNPKSWVCHPSVFQQPCAILPPETTLMPGQKFYVVPIKTIKRLQSLALKSSPALIHKIQKVSSLKENKEGTFSNCWLFHRNSTKTSKLAYSSLRQEENRNVQSQGDNCFTCLLTGIRINKSGSGENVMSNTETRSSSSSLGSSETNFLNRNQRTHVDCNETSTGVSPTRLSSFDQWHPSLESISEE, from the coding sequence ATGTTTGTGAAGATTGTACATCCAGGAGGACATGTAGAATTGCACGACGGGCCAGTTCTTGCAGCTGAGATTATCAATAGAAATCCCAAGAGTTGGGTTTGCCATCCGAGCGTTTTCCAGCAGCCGTGTGCTATTTTGCCACCGGAAACCACCCTCATGCCTGGCCAGAAATTCTATGTTGTGCCTATAAAAACCATTAAAAGACTTCAATCGCTCGCCTTGAAGTCTTCTCCAGCTCTCATTCATAAAATTCAGAAAGTATCAAGtcttaaagaaaataaggaaggcACTTTTTCGAATTGCTGGCTGTTTCATAGAAATTCAACCAAGACTTCAAAGTTGGCTTATTCTTCTCTGAGACAAGAAGAAAACAGAAATGTCCAATCCCAGGGTGATAATTGCTTTACGTGTTTGTTAACAGGGATCAGGATTAATAAATCCGGTAGCGGGGAAAATGTGATGAGTAATACTGAAACAAGATCATCAAGCAGTAGCTTGGGATCCTCTGAAACCAATTTTCTGAATAGGAATCAAAGAACTCATGTGGATTGCAATGAAACATCAACGGGAGTTTCACCCACCAGACTTTCGTCTTTTGATCAATGGCATCCTAGTCTAGAAAGCATCTCAGAAGAATGA
- the LOC104102053 gene encoding probable receptor-like protein kinase At1g80640 isoform X2 — MKIIFILLISILVFTTPLLSAPVDVTPQPPITDPVLPTEKGPIFQVPSDKDAPSPGAAELKVVHHQDLNKKILISLIVASTLLAGILLLLSCFWIYRLKTRKKSDEKSHQKAEPAKGLSWGPIMAKFPSLRSVGRKGLVAVIEYQSLVAATNNFQEQNALGEGRLGCVYKAQFNNDIQAAVKRFRGGEQDAEKEFENEVDLLSKFQHQNIILLLGYCIHANAQFLVYEMMRNGSLEFQLHGPTRGSALSWHLRMKIALDVARGLEYLHERCNPPVIHRDLKSSNVLLDSNFNAKLSDFGLAIAGWNLNKSNVKLSGTLGYVAPEYLLDGKLTDKSDVYAFGIILLELLMGKRPVEKLAGAQCQSIVTWAMPQLTDRSKLPTIVDPVIRNGMDLKHLYQVAAVAVLCVQPEPSYRPLITDVLHSFIPLVPIELGGSLRVVDSAVYINA; from the exons ATGAAGATCATTTTCATTCTGCTTATATCCATTTTGGTTTTTACCACTCCTTTGTTATCAGCTCCAGTGGATGTAACTCCGCAGCCTCCTATTACAGACCCAGTTCTTCCTACTGAGAAAGGACCCATTTTTCAAGTTCCTTCTGATAAGGATGCTCCTTCTCCTG GAGCTGCAGAGCTGAAAGTAGTTCACCACCAGGatttaaataagaaaattttgatttcaCTTATTGTTGCATCAACCCTCCTTGCTGGAATTCTGCTGTTGTTGTCTTGCTTTTGGATTTACAGACTAAAAACGCGGAAGAAATCCGATGAGAAAAGCCATCAGAAAGCAG AGCCTGCAAAGGGGCTGTCTTGGGGTCCAATAATGGCCAAGTTCCCTTCTTTGAGATCTGTGGGAAGAAAAGGATTAGTTGCTGTCATCGAATACCAGTCGTTAGTAGCTGCAACCAACAATTTCCAGGAACAGAATGCTCTAGGAGAAGGTAGATTAGGATGTGTGTATAAAGCTCAATTCAACAATGACATCCAAGCAGCTGTTAAAAGATTTCGCGGGGGAGAACAGGATGCTGAGAAAGAATTTGAG AATGAGGTGGACTTGTTGAGTAAATTTCAgcatcaaaatattattttgcttctTGGGTACTGCATTCATGCAAATGCACAATTTCTGGTGTATGAAATGATGCGGAATGGATCTTTGGAATTCCAATTGCATG GACCTACTCGTGGATCAGCTTTGAGTTGGCATCTTCGCATGAAAATTGCATTGGATGTGGCTAG GGGACTAGAATACCTCCATGAGCGCTGTAACCCCCCTGTAATCCATAGAGATCTCAAATCGTCTAATGTTCTGTTGGATTCCAACTTCAATGCAAAG CTTTCTGATTTTGGCTTAGCTATAGCTGGATGGAACTTAAACAAGAGCAACGTAAAGCTTTCAGGAACTCTGGGATATGTGGCTCCCGAGTACCTCTTAGATG GGAAATTAACTGATAAGAGTGATGTCTATGCTTTCGGCATTATACTTCTGGAGCTTCTAATGGGGAAAAGACCAGTGGAGAAACTAGCGGGAGCTCAGTGCCAATCTATAGTCACATGG GCAATGCCACAGCTTACTGACAGGTCAAAGCTCCCAACTATTGTTGATCCTGTCATCAGAAACGGAATGGACCTCAAGCACTTGTATCAA GTTGCTGCTGTAGCCGTGCTGTGTGTACAACCAGAACCAAGTTACCGACCACTGATAACAGATGTCCTGCACTCCTTCATTCCCCTTGTACCAATCGAGCTAGGTGGATCCCTGAGAGTTGTGGATTCTGCGGTATATATTAACGCATAA
- the LOC104102053 gene encoding probable receptor-like protein kinase At1g80640 isoform X1, giving the protein MKIIFILLISILVFTTPLLSAPVDVTPQPPITDPVLPTEKGPIFQVPSDKDAPSPGAAELKVVHHQDLNKKILISLIVASTLLAGILLLLSCFWIYRLKTRKKSDEKSHQKAEPAKGLSWGPIMAKFPSLRSVGRKGLVAVIEYQSLVAATNNFQEQNALGEGRLGCVYKAQFNNDIQAAVKRFRGGEQDAEKEFENEVDLLSKFQHQNIILLLGYCIHANAQFLVYEMMRNGSLEFQLHGPTRGSALSWHLRMKIALDVARGLEYLHERCNPPVIHRDLKSSNVLLDSNFNAKLSDFGLAIAGWNLNKSNVKLSGTLGYVAPEYLLDGKLTDKSDVYAFGIILLELLMGKRPVEKLAGAQCQSIVTWQAMPQLTDRSKLPTIVDPVIRNGMDLKHLYQVAAVAVLCVQPEPSYRPLITDVLHSFIPLVPIELGGSLRVVDSAVYINA; this is encoded by the exons ATGAAGATCATTTTCATTCTGCTTATATCCATTTTGGTTTTTACCACTCCTTTGTTATCAGCTCCAGTGGATGTAACTCCGCAGCCTCCTATTACAGACCCAGTTCTTCCTACTGAGAAAGGACCCATTTTTCAAGTTCCTTCTGATAAGGATGCTCCTTCTCCTG GAGCTGCAGAGCTGAAAGTAGTTCACCACCAGGatttaaataagaaaattttgatttcaCTTATTGTTGCATCAACCCTCCTTGCTGGAATTCTGCTGTTGTTGTCTTGCTTTTGGATTTACAGACTAAAAACGCGGAAGAAATCCGATGAGAAAAGCCATCAGAAAGCAG AGCCTGCAAAGGGGCTGTCTTGGGGTCCAATAATGGCCAAGTTCCCTTCTTTGAGATCTGTGGGAAGAAAAGGATTAGTTGCTGTCATCGAATACCAGTCGTTAGTAGCTGCAACCAACAATTTCCAGGAACAGAATGCTCTAGGAGAAGGTAGATTAGGATGTGTGTATAAAGCTCAATTCAACAATGACATCCAAGCAGCTGTTAAAAGATTTCGCGGGGGAGAACAGGATGCTGAGAAAGAATTTGAG AATGAGGTGGACTTGTTGAGTAAATTTCAgcatcaaaatattattttgcttctTGGGTACTGCATTCATGCAAATGCACAATTTCTGGTGTATGAAATGATGCGGAATGGATCTTTGGAATTCCAATTGCATG GACCTACTCGTGGATCAGCTTTGAGTTGGCATCTTCGCATGAAAATTGCATTGGATGTGGCTAG GGGACTAGAATACCTCCATGAGCGCTGTAACCCCCCTGTAATCCATAGAGATCTCAAATCGTCTAATGTTCTGTTGGATTCCAACTTCAATGCAAAG CTTTCTGATTTTGGCTTAGCTATAGCTGGATGGAACTTAAACAAGAGCAACGTAAAGCTTTCAGGAACTCTGGGATATGTGGCTCCCGAGTACCTCTTAGATG GGAAATTAACTGATAAGAGTGATGTCTATGCTTTCGGCATTATACTTCTGGAGCTTCTAATGGGGAAAAGACCAGTGGAGAAACTAGCGGGAGCTCAGTGCCAATCTATAGTCACATGG CAGGCAATGCCACAGCTTACTGACAGGTCAAAGCTCCCAACTATTGTTGATCCTGTCATCAGAAACGGAATGGACCTCAAGCACTTGTATCAA GTTGCTGCTGTAGCCGTGCTGTGTGTACAACCAGAACCAAGTTACCGACCACTGATAACAGATGTCCTGCACTCCTTCATTCCCCTTGTACCAATCGAGCTAGGTGGATCCCTGAGAGTTGTGGATTCTGCGGTATATATTAACGCATAA